ATTTTTGGCTTGTACAAAAAAGTGAAGCGATTTGAAGAGAAAAAAGAATGTAGCGTTTCTGCTGTTTCTGTATATATCGaaatatttattgaaatgtGTCATAATACTAATTCTATTAACGATTAAAGgttttctgaacaaaaatcTCTTTACCTGTTTTTGAACATATTGTCGAGATTGTCGGGTTTGATCTGATAACTTCTGTTTCTCGACTAGAGGATCTGTGTAATGACGagaaaaagtattaaaaaaaaatatgaaaaaatctTTGCCACAGGTTGTGTTCATTCTATGATTATTCTGTCGCTCTGCACATCAACATCTTGTGGGAGCTACGAaatacttttgtttgtttgccatGTTGATCCAGTCGCTACACTGATCAGGGGCAGATTTCTTGGTGATTTTGACAGGTTACATGCTGTTTCACATAAACGCCtgcaagctcacacacacacacacacacacacacacacacacacacacacacacacacacacacacacacactgagacacacacacacaaaacactgtcTGCATCTCATTTAAAGTGATGTACAGTGTGTGGAAAGTCTCTGGAAAGTAAACGCCATTTATTTCACTCAATGTCACGATGCATTTATTAAAGCCAACAGCATATTTACATGTTGACATTATAACCTGACAAGTCACTTAGCCGGCTTGTGATTAAATAAAATGATGTGGCGCAAACGTGGTTAGACAAACAGTGGTAATTAATAATAGAAGATATTCATTTTGTttcaatcaaaataaataataataaaaattaagAATATACTGAATACTATTATATTGCATCATTAATTCATGTTTGGGCTTGACAGAGAGCGTTCACAAGATAGTCACTATTTATAATCGTATAGACACATCTCCTTTGTAGTAATACTTTGCCAGAACATCTTGCTCTCTGGAGTTGTATGTTTTACTTTTAGAAGGTGATGTGCATGAAGACCCACAAATTAGACTGAAGCTCCAGCAGTGGCTGAttgcttgcacacacaaacgccaaaGCAAACAGGACGTATTttcgaacacatacacaaacattggacacacacatcacacatagaAAAAGCTAAATTGAAGATTCAGAAATAGAAATCGGGTGACGTCACGTGCACACATGACGAAATGCACCAAGTAGCCCCTCTGCCTTACGTCTTTCACCATCATAGATTATAATCCTTACGATATGAGGCAACAATACAAAATAACAGTGGTACATATTCATATTGATGTGTGTAAGgattatttaataataaaatcCTTAGCGCTACTATATGAGGCAACACAAATTAAAGTATATttggtaggcctacatattcATATGACGTATTGATGtgagaattatttaataaaaaataaaaggtccCTCTCTTACAAGTCCCAGGGAAATGTAGTCAAATCCACACATTAACACCcggacacacagaaaacaccgtcacatgttcacacaaacatctcacatacacacacgtagcCCGAGCGAATACATTAGGTCCGACAGTATTGTCCCGAGGGATTTTAAACTCACTGAAACATAAAAGTACAGACGTTGGTGTCCCTGAGTGCGACAAAACGACTGTCCTACATGCGCCATTAAGAAGCCAGTAATACTGTGCAGAAACTGCATCACAGAGCCACCCGGCAAGATGTAGGTTTTAAGATGCTCTTTTCTTTCAAATTACCAAGTACCTCTCGGCTGATGACGTTTTGTAGATCCTGTGTGCTCAATGGACCATCTTTTGTGTTGAATTATCATTAAATTATGGTTGAATACAACTCAAAATGTACCACCAAGGTTATGTGGTAGGCTCACATTTGAAAATTAAATAAAGGTATAATTTGTTAACCTTGCAAATCGAGGTGTATTTTTAACTCCAATATAGTATTAGGAGAAAGGTTCCTGTACCACCCGCATATATACCATTAAATGTGAATTTATTGAGGTTGTATGACTTttcagccaaaaaaaaaaaaaggttgtgaaagcccccacacacacacacacacacacacacacacacacaaccccccaaaACTCAAATTAGTTCACAAGACAAATGTTTAGAACAGTAAATCACTTTATTTAGTTCTCTCATCGGTGGGTAAGCttggttttttcttttctcaaaCATGACAAATTGATGAAGTGCATCGGTAGTAGAAGGCTAACAGGATTTGATACATACTCCAGGACTCATTCAAATGCCGTCAACAACGGGGCCTTTACGAGTCAGAccactaaataaaaaaacaaaaaaacaaaaacagcaacagCTCAACCGTTTTCCATTTCTCAAACCAGATAGATGACAGACAGGACAGGTCCATCCGAGTCAGATGGAGGCAGCAATACACAGGATTGCTCAAGCAGTAAAGTACACGTTCCTTTAAGAAACAGGGAGAGAACGCGAACACATCTGGGTTCTTAAATCCCCAATTCAAGTAGTTTTGGCTTTTATTTATCCTTTTTTATTCCCatgtatgcatgttttttttaaatttgtttCTTCGTCTTAACAAATTTTGAGTTCGgtgtgaaaaataaaaataagagaaAAGGAACAAATATAACGGAGAAAGTCCAGGTGATCtgtgagagatggagggagaggaaggagggatgtAGCACGAGGGAGGGAAAGGAACATCAGCCATCTTCCTttagagagatgtagagagaccGACGGGAGACTTCAGCAGGTGCTGGGGGTGAGTAGCAGAGGCCCTCGGACAAAACCAGGGTCAAATACTGAGCAGGACACTCGAACCAAGTACCACAGGGTAGTATGCAGAGCTCGGTCTGGGCTagtcgagagagggaggggtgggtgaCGCCACGGAGACacttaaggcccaatcccatttctaccccttcccccttccccttaacccttcaaaacaagggggaggggtaagggggaggggtaaggggtagaaatgggacggGGCCTTAACACTCCCTCTGACGCTGTACTGGCTCGGTGCTGCACCTGACTCCATGCTTACTGTCCTGCGACCCGTCCGTCTACCTGCTGCGCCCGacaagtaaaaacaaaaaaacaacaacgtttGGGACCAATTGTAAACCCCTGGTAGTATTTCATCTCAGGCTgggggcccctcctcctccaccaccaccaccacacaccgagGGCTCCCTCACTGGCGGGGGCCGGCGTAGCGTCCCTCACCGGGACCGGCGCCCCGGCCGGAACCAAAGCTGGGCTTCTGGGACATGCCCCCGCGGGGCCCGCCTCCGCCTATTCTCTCCCTGGGACCCCCGGGACCTCCCGGGCCCCGGGGTCGAATGTCCCGCCGGTCGCCCTCGCGGGCCGAGCGGGTCTTCTTCTCCTCGACGTTGAGACGCACGTCACCGCGGAACTTGATTGGCTGGCgagaggggaggtagaggaCGGTGTTACAAACACCACGACGACGGCACTTACTCTACACTGCGGTTACTCACACgcccctgacccttgacccccgaGGCCGTAGAGAGATTTGTCGTTTTCTTACCCTGTTGCTGAGGATCTTCTGCACGGGTTCAGAGTCGTCAAACACCACGAAGCCAAAGTTGGGTAGCTTCCCTCCGCTGTTGATCCTCAGCTCCAGGACTGTACCGTACTCTACACACGTGCGGAAGAGGGGGGATACGGTCCAATTAACCAACAGACGACATGATTCCGGTGAGCTGTGTCTTAGCACTGCATGACCAAAAGGGCACTTTTCGGCAACTCCCGAGAATGGACGGAACTTACGTTCGAAGAACTCCTTGAGTTCCGACTTGTCGACGTCGTGGGGGACATTCCCAACAAAGAGTTGATGGGCGTCTGGGTACCGCACCATGCGCCGCATCTCCGGCTCACCCGGTTCGCCCTCGCGCActgaggcacacaaacacacacacgtcagaaaCCTCCAATCACAGCTTCACTTGAGACGCTAGCTTGTTAATTCAAGGTGAGACATGATCCCCCTCAGACACTGGATATATGTGACACAAGGACACCAggacagggacacagagagagagagggggggggggggggtagggacaTGAAGACAAAGATATCTTCAAGTCGGTTGGAGAGAGCACCTGCCCGATGCAACAGTAGGcactttccatttttttttttactgcggTATTCCCAACAAGTAGTGATGCCGTTAGTGATGAGGAGAGCCGTGTACCTGGCCGTGGCCCTCTGTTGACCGGCGGGGGCCCTCCAGGCCTGGGTTCCCGGGGCCTCATGTCCCTCTGTGGCCGCTGTGCTGCTGTCTGAGACTCCAGCTTCACCTCCACTCTGGCCTGAGGGagcgaggagagggagcgaggagagggagcgaggagagagagcgaggtgaaGCATTGCACTATTCATGTGTTCACTAAAGTGAAAACGACAGAGGAAAGCAAGGAACCACCGACAAAGGAAAGTACGCGCCGAGCACGCAGACGGTGTCTACCGGTCCGAACAACGGCCGAACCAAAATTGCATTTCTAGAACCAGGGAGTTAAACTCCAAATGGCTTTCCGAGCGTCACACTTGTGCTGCCCAAGGGCCTCCCGCGAGCGGACCCACCGGTGCAGCGGGCGCTACTTTGACGACGTGCGGCGGTATCCCCGAGACGGGCAGGGCGCCGCTGGGGGGGAGGTTCTTACTGGTGACCGACGCCCAGGAGAACGGCTGGAAGAGGACACAAAGAAGAACACGCGTCATTTCACACCTCTGGAGCCGAgatagagaaataaagagatGCATCGTCTGAGAGTGGTCCCTTTAATCTACTGAACGTCTCTTTAAATGGCCGTTTGGGACGTCACTATATATACTCACGACTTACCACCTGGTAGTAACACCAACACCTTAAACAAATCAGCGCAAATCTACTTCTCGATGAGGACAGTTTGAGCGGTTCATTCGGCGTACCCGGTTCTCctcgggggcggcgggggtgggtTCTGCGGGGGTAGGGGCGGGttctgcggcggcggcggcgggcgcggGCGTGGGGTTCTTCTCCGTCCTTTCCTCTGCAGCGTGGGGCTCCGCCTGCGCCTCCAGGACCACCTCCGGTTTGAGGTCGACGGGGCCCgactccgcctccttctccgccTCTGGCTCCGGCTCGGGGCTGacggccagctcctcctcctcctcctccgggacCACGGGCTCTGGACTGCAGGGGACGGCCCGTTAGTGATCCAGGACCGAGGACGTTGATCTGACATTGGGCTCCGCCAATACAATCCTACATAATAACTGGCTTCGACCCAATGTTAATATTAAATTTCATTTAAGTTTCCGTTTGAGACTATCGTAGCAGGTTGGGATAGGATCGTCCTGATGTATGCCAAGATGTTTTGGGTTTAAACACAATACAGTATACCTGTGAGCATGTTAAACCCGTCATGCTTGTTGCATTCCTCTGTATCACAAATTCACCACGTggatttggataaaagtgtgtgtTGACATTACTAATCAGTATAGCAGTTATGATCCAAAGGGCTCCGTACCAGGGGGTCTGGTCGTAATAGGCAGACGTATCGTCCTGGGCTACATCAGGGGAGGGAACCCGCtcttccagctcctccacctcatcctcaGACTCTGCAGAAAGACCAAGTACCAAGAGTCAAAACCACATTTGGAAACAAAGACCGCATTCTAGAAGTTGTGTTGAACCAGTTGTTAAAAAACAGGCCACCTTGAATGCTGTATTATAatccaagcatagcatgtgtgtcactcaatgagactcattcaggTTTACtttttgtctgtttattgaacataaagtgatactcaGTGCTCTCTGGTTCAAAAGCTGTAAGTACAAGTGCAGTGTAACAGcatgtccttcctgaaaagtcccacgagaaaaaaataaaaaaaagtcctgcaccgacaaatttaagacccttgagttacagtatttaagaccagcatatgacatttgtaaCGAATGAAAGACTTtctaaggccttaaatttagaaacatgaaattaagactttttaaggatgcgcGGACACCCTGGTAACGCTCTGTTTGAGGTTCAGGTGTTTTATGTGACAACAGATGAAAGCCAGATGCACTCGGCTCCAATGCACTAAACAAACCATCAACCAAAACCGATAGTTTTTAGCTTCACCTCACACTATCTGAACCTAACCCACTAACATTCTTATCCTTCCTTCCCTTACTTTCAAATGCACTGTGTGCATTGAGGTTGTTCAAAATGATGTATAAATCAATTCGATAGAGCCACACTTCAAAACCCAACAGCTCCATTATAACCTTGTGTGATTTGCCAGGTGAGGTCCCCGACAAACCGCTCAGAGAAAACCCTGCAGGTACAATACCTTCTGGAGGTTCCGAGTCTGAATCGCCGAACACCTCGTCCTGGTAGCGGAACACATCGTTGTGGACGTAAAACTTGTTTGGAACGGTTCCCTGTGGGAAGAACATGCGCATCAGCCTGGTTCTGTATGGACAGGCAGAAGTTGTGAGGCACAACAAACCCTCCACAGCTCAAAGTCACTAATCATGGGCTGAGGATAGTAACTGTATAGTCCAGGAATTCTTTGATGCATATGTCGTTTTTTTCATTACTCTGGGGCATGGCCTGCATCTAGCTTAACTAAACCAGAGTGCAGCTGGGTGTATTCTAAGGATATTGTTTTACTAAGCCAGAGTGAATCTGGATCCAAGTCTGCATTTCGTTTTAGTTAACCATATTACCTCTAGATAAGAGGCTCAGCGTCCAGAAAAGAAGGCAGCAAAACCAGTGACTTTTTTTCTTGCTAAAGGTTTGTGCCTAGTAGGCTATTTTAAAGATGGGGCCGGCTTCAACAGTACACACTATAGTACTGTTCTGGAAGACCAGGCTTGCCTTGACGTTGAGTCGGTGGTTCAAAGTACTGGGAACATGTGGGGGTACACGCATGAAGACTACGGATAGATTATCCGCACCTCCTCCGAAAGCACGCCAAATCTCTCGGGAAG
The DNA window shown above is from Gadus chalcogrammus isolate NIFS_2021 chromosome 10, NIFS_Gcha_1.0, whole genome shotgun sequence and carries:
- the g3bp1 gene encoding ras GTPase-activating protein-binding protein 1; protein product: MVMEKPSAQLVGREFVRQYYTLLNQAPDYLHRFYGKNSSYVHGGLDGNGKPVEAVYGQSEIHKKVMALSFRDCHTKIRHVDAHATLTEGVVVQVMGELSNNMQPMRKFMQTFVLAPEGTVPNKFYVHNDVFRYQDEVFGDSDSEPPEESEDEVEELEERVPSPDVAQDDTSAYYDQTPCPEPVVPEEEEEELAVSPEPEPEAEKEAESGPVDLKPEVVLEAQAEPHAAEERTEKNPTPAPAAAAAEPAPTPAEPTPAAPEENRPFSWASVTSKNLPPSGALPVSGIPPHVVKVAPAAPARVEVKLESQTAAQRPQRDMRPREPRPGGPPPVNRGPRPVREGEPGEPEMRRMVRYPDAHQLFVGNVPHDVDKSELKEFFEQYGTVLELRINSGGKLPNFGFVVFDDSEPVQKILSNRPIKFRGDVRLNVEEKKTRSAREGDRRDIRPRGPGGPGGPRERIGGGGPRGGMSQKPSFGSGRGAGPGEGRYAGPRQ